One region of Ornithinibacter aureus genomic DNA includes:
- the sucB gene encoding 2-oxoglutarate dehydrogenase, E2 component, dihydrolipoamide succinyltransferase gives MSERVKMPALGESVTEGTVTRWLKGVGDTVEIDEPLLEVSTDKVDTEIPSPVAGTLQEILVQEDDTVPVGADLAVIGDGDAPAASEPEAAPAEAAPAEAAPEPAPVEAEAAPAEAGPAQSAPAQEAAPQSSAEASSAGDSGGDGVSGDGTTVTMPALGESVTEGTVTRWLKQEGDDVEVDEPLLEVSTDKVDTEIPSPVAGTLTKILVQEDDTVPVGADLAVIGGSGGGSAADAPAQAPAPAPEPAAAAPAPAAPAPAPAAPAPAPAAPAPAPAAPAPAPAAPAPAAPAPAPAAAAPASSDDSDGRDAAAYVTPLVRKLAADHGIDLATLTGTGIGGRIRKQDVMAAAEAKKAPAPAPEAPAAPAAAAPSAPAKAPAATDSRRGTTEKMSRLRQTIARRMVESLQVSAQLTTVVEVDVTRIAKLRDRAKADFAAREGTKLSFLPFFALAAVEALKAHPTVNASLDGDQVTYYGAEHLGVAVDTEKGLLVPVLKNAGDLNIAGLARGISDVAERTRNNKIMPDDLSGGTFTITNTGSRGALFDTPIINQPQVAILGTGSVVRRPVVVMTEDGGETIAIRSMVYLALSYDHRIVDGADAARFLTTMKQRLEEGAFEADLGL, from the coding sequence ATGTCAGAACGCGTGAAGATGCCTGCGCTCGGCGAGTCCGTCACCGAAGGGACCGTGACGCGCTGGCTCAAGGGGGTCGGCGACACCGTCGAGATCGACGAGCCACTGCTCGAGGTCTCGACCGACAAGGTCGACACCGAGATCCCCTCGCCCGTCGCCGGCACGCTCCAGGAGATCCTGGTGCAGGAGGACGACACCGTCCCCGTCGGTGCTGACCTCGCGGTCATCGGTGACGGCGACGCGCCTGCGGCGAGCGAGCCCGAGGCCGCACCGGCTGAGGCCGCGCCCGCCGAGGCTGCGCCCGAGCCGGCACCCGTCGAGGCAGAGGCTGCACCTGCCGAAGCCGGCCCGGCGCAGAGCGCACCGGCGCAGGAGGCCGCACCGCAGAGCTCTGCCGAGGCGTCGTCCGCTGGCGACAGCGGCGGCGACGGCGTCAGCGGCGACGGCACCACCGTGACCATGCCGGCCCTCGGCGAGTCGGTCACCGAGGGCACCGTCACCCGCTGGCTGAAGCAGGAGGGTGACGACGTCGAGGTCGACGAGCCGCTGCTCGAGGTCTCGACCGACAAGGTCGACACCGAGATCCCCTCCCCCGTGGCCGGCACGCTCACCAAGATCCTCGTCCAGGAGGACGACACCGTCCCGGTCGGCGCTGACCTGGCGGTCATCGGTGGTTCCGGCGGTGGCTCCGCTGCCGATGCACCTGCGCAGGCTCCCGCTCCGGCTCCCGAGCCTGCTGCTGCCGCACCGGCACCGGCTGCTCCTGCGCCCGCACCGGCAGCACCTGCCCCCGCACCGGCAGCACCTGCCCCCGCGCCTGCTGCTCCGGCACCCGCGCCTGCTGCCCCTGCTCCCGCCGCACCGGCACCGGCACCGGCAGCAGCCGCTCCTGCGAGCAGCGACGACTCCGATGGTCGCGACGCCGCGGCCTACGTCACGCCGCTGGTGCGCAAGCTCGCAGCCGACCACGGCATCGACCTCGCGACGTTGACCGGCACCGGCATCGGCGGCCGCATCCGCAAGCAGGACGTCATGGCGGCCGCCGAGGCCAAGAAGGCCCCGGCTCCCGCCCCCGAGGCACCGGCGGCACCTGCGGCGGCCGCGCCCTCCGCCCCGGCCAAGGCACCCGCAGCCACGGACTCGCGCCGGGGCACCACCGAGAAGATGTCCCGTCTGCGCCAGACCATCGCCCGCCGCATGGTCGAGTCGCTCCAGGTCTCGGCCCAGCTCACCACGGTCGTCGAGGTCGACGTCACCCGCATCGCCAAGCTGCGCGACCGGGCCAAGGCCGACTTCGCCGCTCGTGAGGGCACCAAGTTGAGCTTCCTGCCGTTCTTCGCGCTCGCCGCCGTCGAGGCCCTCAAGGCGCACCCGACGGTCAACGCGAGCCTCGACGGCGACCAGGTGACGTACTACGGCGCCGAGCACCTCGGTGTCGCGGTCGACACCGAGAAGGGCCTGCTCGTCCCGGTGCTGAAGAACGCGGGTGACCTCAACATCGCCGGACTGGCGCGCGGCATCTCCGACGTCGCCGAGCGCACGCGCAACAACAAGATCATGCCGGACGACCTGTCCGGTGGGACCTTCACCATCACCAACACCGGTTCGCGCGGCGCACTGTTCGACACCCCGATCATCAACCAGCCGCAGGTCGCGATCCTCGGCACCGGTTCGGTGGTCCGCCGCCCCGTCGTGGTCATGACCGAGGACGGTGGCGAGACGATCGCCATCCGCTCGATGGTCTACCTGGCGCTGTCCTACGACCACCGCATCGTCGATGGTGCGGATGCCGCCCGCTTCCTCACGACGATGAAGCAGCGTCTCGAGGAAGGCGCCTTCGAGGCCGACCTGGGACTGTGA
- a CDS encoding TIGR01777 family oxidoreductase, producing MKRIAVTGSSGLIGTAVVAALRERGDDVVRFVRRPAQGRDEVQWDPTSRTLDPRALDGVDGIVHLAGAGVGDKRWSPAYKREILASRTDTTHALATAIAQVQHPVRFVSGSAVGYYGNRGDEPLTEASAPGEGFLTDVVLAWEASAAPAVDAGASVALARTGIVLARQGGAMERLLQLARFGLAGPLGSGKQYWPWITLDDEVGALLHLLDRDDITGPVNLSAPEPARQRDIVSAIGRALNRPTILPAPSPALRIVLGEFATEILGSQRIVGEVLAASGYEFTHPDLEGAARWLVS from the coding sequence GTGAAGCGCATCGCGGTCACCGGCTCCTCGGGCCTGATCGGCACCGCCGTCGTCGCCGCGCTGCGTGAGCGCGGCGACGACGTGGTGCGCTTCGTGCGCCGCCCCGCCCAGGGGCGTGACGAGGTGCAGTGGGACCCGACGAGCCGAACCCTGGACCCGCGGGCCCTCGATGGCGTCGACGGCATCGTCCACCTCGCCGGGGCGGGAGTCGGCGACAAGCGCTGGTCCCCGGCGTACAAGCGCGAGATCCTCGCGTCGCGAACCGACACCACCCACGCACTGGCCACCGCCATCGCCCAGGTGCAGCACCCGGTGCGTTTCGTCTCGGGGTCGGCCGTGGGCTACTACGGCAACCGCGGGGACGAGCCGCTCACCGAGGCCAGCGCGCCGGGCGAGGGATTCCTCACCGACGTCGTGCTGGCCTGGGAGGCCAGCGCGGCTCCCGCGGTGGATGCCGGGGCGTCGGTCGCGCTGGCCCGCACCGGCATCGTCCTCGCGCGTCAGGGCGGCGCGATGGAGCGACTGCTGCAACTCGCCCGGTTCGGGCTGGCCGGGCCGCTCGGCTCAGGGAAGCAGTACTGGCCGTGGATCACGCTGGACGACGAGGTCGGTGCCCTGCTGCACCTGCTCGACCGCGACGACATCACCGGCCCGGTCAACCTCTCAGCCCCCGAACCGGCACGCCAGCGCGACATCGTCTCGGCCATCGGGCGCGCCCTGAACCGTCCGACGATCCTGCCCGCACCCTCGCCCGCCCTGCGCATCGTGCTCGGCGAGTTCGCCACCGAGATCCTCGGGAGTCAGCGCATCGTCGGTGAGGTGCTCGCGGCGAGTGGTTACGAGTTCACCCACCCCGACCTCGAGGGCGCTGCCCGCTGGCTCGTCAGCTGA
- a CDS encoding Gfo/Idh/MocA family protein, translated as MMRVALAGFGSSGQTIHAPLLHEAGCEVIAVSTRDPERAAAARTEFPGTTAVEDLTALLAVPGVDLVVLATPSGAHASQVRTVIDAGIACLVDKPLAVDAASAADVVRHAAASGVPLTVFHNRRYDPEHATVARVVADGLIGTPFRYETRWERWRPVPKDRWRENASPADGGGILLDLHSHLVDAAVQLFGPIASVFATVAAHTTLAEDDAFLVCRHESGVVSHLGATALSGAPGPRVRMLGTTGAYVMADFTGETHVWTGQADADPGQSGWLYRGDEREPVARGTSTQADLYRAVAAALESADPQAAMPVDPWDAVHTLAVIDAARESAAQERVVSVRTPAR; from the coding sequence ATGATGCGCGTCGCCCTCGCCGGGTTCGGATCCTCCGGTCAGACCATCCACGCCCCGCTGCTCCACGAGGCCGGGTGTGAGGTCATCGCCGTCTCCACCCGCGACCCCGAACGTGCTGCGGCCGCCCGGACCGAGTTCCCCGGGACCACGGCGGTCGAGGACCTGACCGCGTTGCTCGCGGTGCCGGGCGTCGACCTGGTCGTCCTCGCCACCCCGAGCGGGGCACACGCCTCGCAGGTGCGCACCGTCATCGACGCCGGGATCGCCTGCCTGGTCGACAAGCCCCTGGCGGTGGATGCCGCGTCGGCGGCGGACGTGGTGCGCCACGCAGCGGCCAGCGGGGTGCCGCTCACCGTCTTCCACAACCGGCGCTACGACCCCGAGCACGCCACCGTCGCGCGCGTGGTCGCCGACGGGCTCATCGGCACGCCGTTCCGCTACGAGACGCGGTGGGAGCGGTGGCGCCCGGTGCCCAAGGACCGGTGGCGCGAGAACGCGAGCCCAGCCGACGGCGGCGGCATCCTGCTCGACCTGCACAGCCACCTCGTCGACGCCGCCGTGCAGCTGTTCGGGCCGATCGCGTCGGTGTTCGCCACCGTGGCCGCGCACACGACGCTCGCCGAGGACGACGCATTCCTGGTCTGTCGCCACGAGTCGGGGGTGGTCTCCCACCTGGGCGCGACCGCCCTGTCCGGTGCGCCGGGGCCGCGGGTGCGGATGCTCGGCACGACCGGCGCCTACGTCATGGCCGACTTCACCGGGGAGACCCACGTGTGGACCGGTCAGGCTGACGCGGACCCCGGCCAGAGCGGCTGGCTGTACCGCGGCGACGAGCGCGAGCCGGTTGCCCGCGGCACGAGCACCCAGGCCGACCTCTACCGCGCGGTGGCGGCAGCACTGGAGTCGGCGGACCCCCAGGCCGCCATGCCCGTGGACCCGTGGGATGCCGTGCACACCCTGGCCGTCATCGACGCCGCCCGCGAGTCGGCGGCGCAGGAGCGCGTGGTGAGCGTGCGCACCCCCGCCCGCTGA
- a CDS encoding PKD domain-containing protein has protein sequence MTDALGNTATATSQVTVTNVAPTVSVTAITAIDEGGTVTVSGTVTDPGWLDPLTATITFDDGAAPVALAGTLENVRPNATLTFSVDHQYGDNGAFTVQVCAADDDTTGNCDSEVATVGKIDPTAVIDTSGEQVCDGVSAFILEAGEDLTVPVGSVDPGSDDLTAEWAWGDGSTDSQTSLVNPPGTDPAKSPSNQPRDVDFSKTHAYVDACAYTLDVTVTDDDLGSAADSALVLITGNADVSKGHGWWLNQYRTKAPNDFTPAQLQCYLDIVGALSMVFDEKTDASTRAKATKVLNAPAKAPANVIFDQHLLGAWLNFANGSVKLATPVDTDGNGSKDSTFGAAVFAAESVRINPVSSSAQIKAQKDIIERVALQSGN, from the coding sequence GTGACCGACGCCCTCGGCAACACGGCGACCGCGACGTCACAGGTCACGGTCACGAACGTCGCCCCGACCGTCAGCGTCACCGCGATCACGGCGATCGACGAGGGCGGCACGGTCACCGTGTCGGGAACGGTCACCGATCCCGGCTGGCTCGACCCGCTGACCGCGACGATCACCTTCGACGACGGCGCGGCCCCGGTGGCCCTGGCCGGCACGCTCGAGAACGTTCGCCCGAACGCGACGCTGACGTTCTCGGTCGACCACCAGTACGGCGACAACGGCGCATTCACCGTGCAGGTGTGCGCCGCCGACGACGACACCACCGGCAACTGCGACAGCGAGGTCGCGACCGTCGGCAAAATCGACCCGACGGCGGTCATCGACACCTCGGGCGAGCAGGTCTGCGACGGGGTCTCCGCGTTCATCCTCGAGGCCGGTGAGGACCTGACCGTGCCCGTCGGATCGGTGGACCCGGGCAGTGACGACCTCACCGCCGAGTGGGCCTGGGGCGACGGCTCGACCGACAGCCAGACCTCGTTGGTCAACCCGCCGGGTACCGACCCGGCGAAGAGCCCGAGCAACCAGCCGCGCGACGTCGACTTCAGCAAGACCCACGCCTACGTCGACGCGTGCGCCTACACCCTCGACGTGACGGTGACCGACGACGACCTCGGCTCGGCCGCGGACAGTGCGCTCGTGCTCATCACCGGCAACGCCGACGTCTCCAAGGGGCACGGCTGGTGGCTGAACCAGTACCGCACCAAGGCGCCGAACGACTTCACCCCGGCGCAGCTGCAGTGCTACCTCGACATCGTCGGAGCGCTCAGCATGGTGTTCGACGAGAAGACCGACGCCTCCACGCGGGCCAAGGCCACCAAGGTGCTCAACGCCCCGGCCAAGGCACCGGCGAACGTCATCTTCGACCAGCACCTGCTCGGGGCCTGGCTGAACTTCGCCAACGGGTCGGTCAAGCTCGCGACACCGGTCGACACCGACGGCAACGGCAGCAAGGACAGCACCTTCGGTGCGGCGGTGTTCGCGGCCGAGTCGGTGCGCATCAACCCGGTGTCCTCCAGTGCCCAGATCAAGGCGCAGAAGGACATCATCGAGCGGGTCGCGCTCCAGAGCGGCAACTGA
- a CDS encoding M36 family metallopeptidase codes for MRARRSVSLGLGAVLVLSLAAPVAAAAAAPDRKPGASSASPPGAGDLVRRNAFGWVESTSSPAGLTKPSKAPAGDIALAYARSAGSDFGLGSGAAKTLVVTKAQRLTTGATAVHVGQRVEGLRVTDAVLTVVVAADGRVMSAAGRLARGTTTKGTSAGLTARQALDASAAKQGAKAERPLREADLRSTGKKTFPNVYRQGSASERPVTAELAWYPSADGQSLRLAWVTDIESSGQQWWESVVDASTGAVIERTSRYAHAGPEGTVWREQHPEAAGATRQVTAFTGLDGSWVSGTTTSGNNVNAYLDRNDDDANNEYQPQTPASGDPEYQHFNYAFGDTWRTTADVSSLAALDADRDAAITQLFYYTNVMHDWLYGHGFDEASGNFQVDNYGRGGSGNDPVLAEAQDGWDFGCVDDKGTNSPGDDEAIRCLNNANFGTPVDGQSPRMQMYMWAPNRPYRDGDLDGDVIAHEYGHGVSSRLVGGGDLGYNGDDQRGALGEGWSDVVSYLKWGDAVIGEYVTGNASTGIRSVAYDASTLDFQDYDVNAGSGHGPGQIWATTLYDIRDQLPGGVEAMASLVLDGMKATPANPTFLQARDGLLAADGNANRCLIWSAFAGRGLGTGSTGSLDTVPTFSDDVPAECLPTADAGGPYVTAEGTDVALDGTGSAAGSDPSAGAIATYERDLDKDGAYDDGIGATPTFSTVG; via the coding sequence ATGCGCGCTCGTCGATCCGTCTCCCTCGGCCTCGGTGCCGTGCTCGTGCTCAGCCTCGCGGCGCCCGTCGCCGCGGCTGCTGCGGCCCCCGATCGCAAACCCGGGGCGTCGAGCGCCTCGCCACCGGGGGCGGGGGACCTCGTGCGCCGCAACGCCTTCGGGTGGGTGGAGTCGACGTCGTCGCCCGCGGGACTGACCAAGCCGTCCAAGGCACCCGCCGGGGACATCGCCCTGGCCTACGCCAGGTCGGCGGGGAGCGACTTCGGTCTTGGCTCGGGGGCGGCCAAGACCCTCGTGGTCACCAAGGCGCAACGCCTCACGACCGGCGCGACCGCCGTGCACGTGGGCCAGCGTGTCGAGGGGCTTCGGGTGACGGATGCCGTGCTCACGGTGGTCGTCGCGGCCGACGGTCGCGTGATGTCGGCGGCCGGACGGCTCGCAAGAGGGACCACGACCAAGGGCACGTCGGCGGGCCTGACGGCTCGCCAGGCCCTCGACGCCTCGGCCGCCAAGCAGGGCGCCAAGGCCGAGCGGCCGCTGCGTGAGGCAGACCTGCGCAGCACCGGCAAGAAGACCTTCCCGAACGTCTACCGGCAGGGATCGGCCAGTGAGCGGCCCGTGACCGCCGAGCTCGCCTGGTACCCCAGCGCCGACGGCCAGTCACTGCGCCTGGCCTGGGTGACCGACATCGAGTCCTCCGGGCAGCAGTGGTGGGAGAGCGTCGTCGACGCCAGCACCGGCGCGGTGATCGAGCGCACGAGCCGCTACGCGCACGCCGGGCCCGAGGGCACGGTGTGGCGCGAACAGCACCCGGAGGCCGCGGGGGCGACCCGCCAGGTCACCGCGTTCACCGGCCTCGACGGCTCGTGGGTCAGTGGCACGACGACGAGCGGCAACAACGTCAACGCCTACCTCGACCGCAACGACGACGACGCGAACAACGAGTACCAGCCGCAGACCCCCGCGAGCGGTGACCCCGAGTACCAGCACTTCAACTACGCCTTCGGCGACACCTGGCGCACCACGGCCGACGTCTCCTCCCTCGCCGCGCTCGACGCCGATCGCGACGCGGCCATCACCCAGCTCTTCTACTACACCAACGTCATGCACGACTGGCTCTACGGTCACGGCTTCGACGAGGCCAGCGGCAACTTCCAGGTCGACAACTACGGCCGCGGCGGTTCAGGCAACGACCCGGTCCTCGCCGAGGCCCAGGACGGGTGGGACTTCGGCTGCGTCGACGACAAGGGCACCAACAGCCCGGGCGACGACGAGGCCATCCGCTGCCTGAACAACGCGAACTTCGGCACCCCCGTCGACGGGCAGAGCCCGCGCATGCAGATGTACATGTGGGCCCCGAACCGTCCGTACCGGGACGGCGACCTCGACGGTGACGTCATCGCCCACGAGTACGGCCACGGCGTCTCCAGCCGGCTCGTCGGAGGCGGCGACCTCGGCTACAACGGCGACGACCAGCGCGGCGCCCTCGGCGAGGGCTGGAGCGACGTCGTCTCGTACCTGAAGTGGGGTGACGCCGTCATCGGCGAGTACGTCACGGGCAACGCGAGCACCGGCATCCGGTCGGTGGCCTACGACGCCTCCACCCTGGACTTCCAGGACTACGACGTCAACGCCGGCAGCGGCCACGGCCCGGGACAGATCTGGGCCACCACCCTGTACGATATCCGGGACCAGCTGCCCGGTGGTGTCGAGGCGATGGCCTCCCTCGTGCTCGACGGGATGAAGGCCACCCCGGCCAACCCGACCTTCCTCCAGGCGCGCGACGGGCTGCTCGCCGCAGACGGCAACGCCAACCGGTGCCTCATCTGGTCGGCGTTCGCCGGCCGAGGTCTGGGGACGGGGTCCACCGGAAGCCTGGACACCGTGCCGACCTTCAGTGACGACGTCCCGGCCGAGTGCCTTCCGACGGCCGACGCGGGAGGGCCGTACGTGACGGCCGAGGGCACCGACGTGGCGCTCGACGGCACCGGCTCGGCCGCCGGGAGCGACCCGTCCGCGGGCGCCATCGCCACCTACGAGCGGGACCTCGACAAAGACGGCGCCTACGACGACGGGATCGGTGCCACCCCGACGTTCTCCACCGTCGGGTAG
- a CDS encoding peptidase E, translated as MTADAPTIVATSGGFRYGHRTDVEFDALVHHAVDLSGVHGRRPRVTYVGTASGDPRFMNYRVIEAGRVAGFDVTCLDLFPMPNLDDVPGHLLEADVVWVGGGSVANLLAVWDVHDLRPAMRAAWEAGVVLGGVSAGSICWYLGGCTDSFGPDLRAVANGLGLLPYGSGVHYDSEERRRPTIHALVGDGTLPTTHCTDDGVGLVYRGTELVEAVSEVGGKGAFIVTRDGDGDGIHEERVEPRRLPSP; from the coding sequence ATGACTGCCGACGCCCCGACCATCGTCGCCACCTCGGGTGGCTTCCGTTACGGACACCGCACGGATGTCGAGTTCGACGCGCTCGTGCACCACGCGGTCGACCTCTCGGGCGTCCACGGGCGGCGACCACGCGTCACCTACGTCGGCACGGCATCCGGCGATCCCCGCTTCATGAACTACCGCGTCATCGAGGCCGGGCGCGTCGCCGGGTTCGACGTCACGTGCCTGGACCTGTTCCCCATGCCGAACCTCGACGACGTCCCCGGGCACCTGCTCGAGGCCGATGTCGTGTGGGTCGGTGGCGGCTCGGTCGCGAACCTCCTCGCGGTGTGGGACGTGCACGACCTGCGACCGGCGATGCGCGCCGCCTGGGAGGCCGGTGTCGTGCTCGGTGGCGTGTCTGCTGGGTCGATCTGCTGGTACCTCGGCGGCTGCACCGACTCCTTCGGCCCCGACCTGCGCGCGGTAGCCAACGGTCTCGGCCTGCTCCCCTACGGCAGCGGCGTGCACTACGACTCCGAGGAGCGCCGCCGCCCGACGATCCACGCCCTCGTGGGTGACGGCACGCTCCCGACGACGCACTGCACCGACGACGGCGTGGGCCTGGTCTACCGCGGCACCGAGCTCGTCGAGGCGGTCAGCGAGGTCGGCGGCAAGGGCGCCTTCATCGTGACCCGCGACGGTGACGGCGACGGCATCCACGAGGAGCGCGTCGAACCTCGCCGCCTGCCCTCCCCCTGA
- a CDS encoding serine/threonine protein kinase, translated as MDEEGTQPPQVSGFEVGELLARGGTSEVWAGVSLPDGRRVAIKVVQAGLREVEAAAREAAVSAAAASAHIVEIDSVVGLADGRVALVMPHLRGGSLDALVRQRGHLTAGEVVTALAPVASALGRLHGLGVVHGDVSPGNVLLDLDGRPVLGDLGLGHVLGDISPGVWGTDGYVAPEVVMGGDPSPASDVYGVGALGWLCLTGSVPGAPGLRPALADVSRAGQSAAALVQALEAALSPEPAGRPDADGLGWLLFQAATATPLDLVRGGDEVSAVTYRLRAAAGEAAAPEPPSRWRLGRARVARRGAAALTSISLGQRRGPGRHSEPSTRTGAGVARVAVTAAGAAILAVALVVAVTVLGRDGGSAEARPAPSMVQPSAVQSLAVRSSVTPERSPAQVRPTAAADPRVDPVAPRERPQELLAVLAEARAGAFREATAAMLHGAVAPGSTAAARDTAAVTQIARRGLRYSGLRYEVVGARHVSGDARAAVVQARIDASAYSVVGRDGSQPQPAQEGGEVFVDLVLTQSGWRISAIRPVS; from the coding sequence ATGGACGAGGAGGGGACGCAGCCGCCGCAGGTGTCGGGGTTCGAGGTGGGGGAACTCCTGGCGCGGGGCGGCACGAGCGAGGTCTGGGCAGGGGTGTCGCTGCCCGATGGTCGGCGGGTCGCGATCAAGGTGGTGCAGGCCGGCCTGCGGGAGGTCGAGGCCGCGGCACGCGAGGCGGCGGTGTCGGCGGCCGCGGCGTCAGCGCACATCGTCGAGATCGACTCGGTCGTCGGCCTGGCTGATGGCCGGGTGGCGCTGGTCATGCCGCACCTTCGCGGTGGGTCGCTGGACGCGCTCGTGCGACAGCGCGGGCACCTGACCGCCGGGGAGGTCGTCACGGCGCTGGCTCCGGTGGCCTCGGCGCTGGGGCGCCTGCACGGTCTCGGTGTCGTCCACGGTGATGTCTCCCCGGGAAACGTGCTGCTCGACCTCGACGGCCGGCCCGTGCTCGGCGACCTCGGTCTGGGCCACGTGCTCGGTGACATCTCCCCGGGGGTGTGGGGCACCGACGGATACGTCGCGCCCGAAGTCGTCATGGGCGGCGACCCGTCACCGGCGTCGGACGTCTACGGGGTCGGCGCCCTGGGGTGGCTCTGCCTCACCGGCAGCGTGCCCGGTGCACCGGGGTTGCGCCCGGCGCTCGCCGACGTCAGCCGTGCGGGGCAGTCTGCTGCGGCGCTGGTGCAGGCCCTCGAGGCGGCCCTGTCCCCCGAACCGGCGGGTCGCCCGGATGCCGACGGGCTCGGCTGGCTGCTGTTCCAGGCGGCCACCGCGACACCGCTCGACCTCGTTCGTGGGGGTGACGAGGTCAGCGCGGTGACCTATCGGCTGCGAGCGGCCGCCGGCGAGGCAGCGGCGCCCGAGCCGCCGTCACGGTGGCGACTCGGGCGGGCGCGCGTCGCGAGACGCGGTGCTGCAGCGCTGACGTCGATCTCGCTCGGGCAGCGCCGGGGGCCCGGTCGGCACAGCGAGCCGTCGACTCGGACCGGAGCGGGCGTCGCTCGGGTCGCGGTGACGGCCGCTGGCGCCGCCATTCTCGCCGTCGCGCTCGTCGTGGCCGTCACCGTGCTCGGCAGGGACGGCGGATCAGCCGAGGCTCGACCGGCGCCGTCGATGGTGCAGCCGTCGGCCGTGCAGTCGCTGGCCGTGCGGTCGTCGGTCACGCCGGAGCGCAGCCCAGCACAGGTGAGGCCGACGGCTGCCGCTGATCCCAGGGTGGACCCGGTGGCCCCGCGGGAGCGCCCGCAGGAACTGCTCGCGGTGCTCGCCGAGGCCCGGGCCGGGGCCTTCCGGGAGGCGACTGCGGCGATGCTGCACGGTGCCGTGGCGCCGGGCTCGACGGCGGCCGCACGAGACACCGCTGCGGTCACGCAGATCGCCCGGCGCGGCCTGCGCTATTCGGGTCTGCGCTACGAGGTCGTCGGCGCGCGCCATGTCTCAGGTGACGCGCGGGCGGCCGTCGTACAGGCCCGCATCGACGCCAGTGCCTACTCCGTCGTCGGCCGTGACGGATCGCAGCCGCAACCCGCGCAGGAGGGCGGGGAGGTGTTCGTCGACCTCGTCCTCACCCAGTCCGGGTGGCGGATCAGCGCCATCCGCCCGGTCAGCTGA